The proteins below are encoded in one region of Castor canadensis chromosome 6, mCasCan1.hap1v2, whole genome shotgun sequence:
- the Gdnf gene encoding glial cell line-derived neurotrophic factor isoform X1: MKLWDVVAVCLVLLHTASAFPLPAGKRLPEAPAEDRSLGRSRAPFALSRDSTMPEEYPDQFDDVMDFIQATIKRLKRSPDKQMAVLPRRERNRQAAAANAENARGKGRRGQRGKNRGCVLTAIHLNVTDLGLGYETKEELIFRYCSGSCDAAETMYDKILKNLSRNRRLVSDKVGQACCRPIAFDDDLSFLDDNLVYHILRKHSAKRCGCI, encoded by the exons ATGAAGTTATGGGATGTCGTGGCTGTCTGCCTGGTGCTGCTCCACACCGCGTCCGCCTTCCCGCTGCCCGCCGGTAAGAGGCTTCCCGAGGCGCCCGCCGAAGACCGCTCCCTCGGCCGCAGCCGCGCGCCCTTCGCGCTGAGCCGTGACT CAACTATGCCAGAGGAGTACCCTGATCAGTTTGATGATGTCATGGATTTTATTCAAGCCACCATTAAAAGGCTGAAAAGATCACCAGATAAACAAATGGCAGTTCTTCCTCGAAGAGAGCGCAAtcgccaggcagcagctgccaaCGCAGAAAATGCCAGAGGAAAAGGCCGCAGAGGCCAGAGGGGCAAAAATCGAGGTTGTGTCTTAACTGCAATACATTTAAATGTCACTGACTTGGGTTTGGGCTACGAAACCAAGGAGGAACTGATCTTTCGGTACTGCAGTGGCTCTTGTGATGCAGCTGAGACGATGTATGACAAAATACTAAAAAACTTATCCCGAAATAGAAGGCTAGTGAGTGACAAAGTAGGGCAGGCGTGCTGCAGACCCATCGCCTTTGATGATGACCTGTCATTTTTAGATGATAACCTGGTTTACCATATTCTAAGAAAGCATTCCGCTAAACGGTGTGGTTGTATCTGA
- the Gdnf gene encoding glial cell line-derived neurotrophic factor isoform X2, translating to MKLWDVVAVCLVLLHTASAFPLPAATMPEEYPDQFDDVMDFIQATIKRLKRSPDKQMAVLPRRERNRQAAAANAENARGKGRRGQRGKNRGCVLTAIHLNVTDLGLGYETKEELIFRYCSGSCDAAETMYDKILKNLSRNRRLVSDKVGQACCRPIAFDDDLSFLDDNLVYHILRKHSAKRCGCI from the exons ATGAAGTTATGGGATGTCGTGGCTGTCTGCCTGGTGCTGCTCCACACCGCGTCCGCCTTCCCGCTGCCCGCCG CAACTATGCCAGAGGAGTACCCTGATCAGTTTGATGATGTCATGGATTTTATTCAAGCCACCATTAAAAGGCTGAAAAGATCACCAGATAAACAAATGGCAGTTCTTCCTCGAAGAGAGCGCAAtcgccaggcagcagctgccaaCGCAGAAAATGCCAGAGGAAAAGGCCGCAGAGGCCAGAGGGGCAAAAATCGAGGTTGTGTCTTAACTGCAATACATTTAAATGTCACTGACTTGGGTTTGGGCTACGAAACCAAGGAGGAACTGATCTTTCGGTACTGCAGTGGCTCTTGTGATGCAGCTGAGACGATGTATGACAAAATACTAAAAAACTTATCCCGAAATAGAAGGCTAGTGAGTGACAAAGTAGGGCAGGCGTGCTGCAGACCCATCGCCTTTGATGATGACCTGTCATTTTTAGATGATAACCTGGTTTACCATATTCTAAGAAAGCATTCCGCTAAACGGTGTGGTTGTATCTGA